In one Lolium rigidum isolate FL_2022 chromosome 3, APGP_CSIRO_Lrig_0.1, whole genome shotgun sequence genomic region, the following are encoded:
- the LOC124703843 gene encoding ubiquitin-conjugating enzyme 15 encodes MTSSSSPSRKMLSKIACNRLQKELAEWQASPPGGFNYKVSDNLQRWVIEVSGAEGTLYAGEKYQLQVDFPEHYPMEAPQVIFMNPAPMHPHIYSNGHICLDILYDSWSPAMTVSSVCISILSMLSSSPAKERPADNDRYVRNCRNGRSPKETRWWFHDDKV; translated from the exons ATGACGAGCTCCTCCTCCCCTTCCCGGAAG ATGCTGAGCAAGATCGCCTGCAATCGGCTCCAGAAGGAGCTCGCCGAGTGGCAGGCCAGCCCTCCCGGCGGCTTCAACTACAAGGTCTCCGACAACCTCCAGAG GTGGGTCATCGAGGTGTCCGGCGCGGAGGGGACGCTCTATGCTGGCGAGAAGTACCAGCTGCAGGTGGACTTCCCGGAGCATTATCCCATGGAGGCTCCGCAG GTTATTTTCATGAATCCGGCGCCGATGCATCCGCATATTTACAGCAACGGGCACATCTGTCTAG ATATATTGTATGACTCATGGTCGCCAGCAATGACAGTCAGTTCTGTATGCATCAGCATCTTGTCTATGTTGTCAAGTTCACCTGCGAAG GAACGCCCGGCTGATAATGACCGCTATGTGAGGAACTGCCGCAACGGGAGGTCTCCGAAGGAGACCAGGTGGTGGTTCCATGATGACAAAGTGTGA